A DNA window from Arachis hypogaea cultivar Tifrunner chromosome 18, arahy.Tifrunner.gnm2.J5K5, whole genome shotgun sequence contains the following coding sequences:
- the LOC112769529 gene encoding uncharacterized protein, which produces MDKKITRFKEEIKKIDDMVSNGVYDGTIKARRKALVTCCERWYVRKEVHWKQMSQSWHAKKMDKNTRYFHNIASARRRNNRIDTLVINGIQVKNQARIKVAIREFYKDLYHQKASPMMGFKDGLVGKIDETDARTLVELPSAEEIRATVWDCDSSKAPDTNITWVALAPKFVGAKEIKDLRPISMVGCVYKVISKVLVRRMRAVMPGLVGETQSAFVKGRKIHDGALIACEIVNRLKLRKNEAAIIKLDFQKAYDRVKWSFVDIV; this is translated from the exons ATGGACAAAAAAATTACACGGTTTAaggaagaaatcaagaagatTGATGATATGGTAAGCAATGGAGTGTATGATGGAACGATTAAGGCTAGAAGAAAGGCGTTGGTCACTTGTTGTGAGAGATGGTATGTAAGGAAAGAAGTTCATTGGAAACAGATGTCTCAGTCCTGGCATGCGAAGAAGATGGACAAAAATACAAGATACTTTCACAATATAGCCTCAGCAAGAAGGCGGAATAATAGGATTGATACACTGGTGATAAACGGCATACAGGTCAAGAATCAAGCGAGAATTAAGGTAGCTATCAGAGAATTCTACAAGGATTTATATCATCAGAAAGCTTCTCCTATGATGGGATTCAAAGATGGTTTGGTGGGTAAGATAGATGAGACAGATGCTAGGACTTTAGTGGAGCTGCCATCGGCTGAAGAGATCAGAGCGACTGTGTGGGACTGCGACTCATCTAAAGCGCCAG ATACCAATATCACTTGGGTGGCGCTTGCACCCAAGTTCGTTGGTGCGAAGGAGATCAAAGATTTACGGCCTATAAGTATGGTGGGGTGCGTTTACAAGGTTATCTCGAAGGTACTAGTTAGGAGGATGAGGGCAGTCATGCCGGGATTAGTAGGGGAGACTCAAAGTGCGTTTGTCAAAGGGAGAAAAATACATGATGGGGCACTTATTGCGTGTGAAATAGTAAACCGGCTGAAACTGAGGAAAAATGAGGCAGCAATAATCAAGCTAGATTTTCAGAAAGCATATGATAGAGTCAAATGGAGTTTTGTCGACATTGTATAA
- the LOC112771622 gene encoding uncharacterized protein isoform X2: MQFSFSAMCCILGSYTWSHWWVLLYTQKSKSHSLQPISFYQHLHCNAQIKLCNFSGLVPSGALLPLMQWGGRTHFLLAIVTKLDEVQKLPSVFITFFAWSISEVIRYSHYAFSCIGNCPYWITYLRYTAFIVLYPLGVGPGEIWIMYRALPIVKKKNLYSETFSGLPFSYYNFLKVYIIGGDGTQRGASRIFEEVRRRGLKVAVVGIPKTIDNDIPVIDKSFGFDTAVEEAQRAINATHVEAESIENGIGVVKLMGRYSGFISMYATLASRDVDCCLIPESPFYLEGPGGLLEFVERRLKENGHMVGGSSDRYTLFCHR; encoded by the exons ATGCAATTTAGCTTTTCTGCAATGTGCTGCATTCTTGGAAGTTATACATGGAGCCATTGGTGGGTTTTACTATAcactcaaaaatcaaaatcacatTCTTTGCAACCAATTTCATTTTATCAACATTTACATTGCAATGCACAAATTAAATTGTGTAACTTTTCAGGGCTTGTGCCAAGTGGAGCATTGCTTCCTCTCATGCAATGGGGAGGGAGGACACATTTTCTGCTTGCTATTGTTACCAAACTTGATGag GTCCAAAAGTTACCTTCagtttttatcacctttttcgCATGGAGCATAAGCGAG GTCATTAGATACTCACATTATGCTTTTAGCTGCATTGGAAATTGCCCTTATTGGATAACCTATCTCAg GTACACTGCGTTTATTGTGCTGTATCCTTTGGGAGTAGGTCCTGGTGAAA TTTGGATCATGTACCGGGCACTTCCAATTGTAAAGAAGAAGAACCTCTATTCAGAAACCTTTTCAGGCCTCCCATTTAGCTACTATAATTTCCTTAAG GTCTATATCATTGGAGGAGATGGAACTCAGAGAGGTGCTAGCAGGATTTTTGAGGAGGTTAGAAGGCGTGGTCTCAAAGTTGCTGTTGTAGGAATCCCCAAAACCATAGATAATGACATCCCG GTTATTGATAAGTCATTCGGGTTTGATACAGCTGTTGAGGAGGCTCAACGTGCTATAAATGCAACACATGTTGAAGCTGAGAGCATCGAGAATGGCATAGGTGTTGTCAAGCTCATGGGAAGATACAGTG GGTTTATTTCAATGTATGCTACTCTTGCGAGTCGAGATGTGGATTGCTGCTTAATTCCAGAGTCACCCTTTTACCTGGAAGGGCCAGGTGGATTGCTTGAATTTGTAGAAAGGAGACTCAAAGAAAACGGCCACATGGTTGGTGGCTCTTCGGATAGATATACTCTTTTTTGTCATCGCTAG
- the LOC112771706 gene encoding G-type lectin S-receptor-like serine/threonine-protein kinase At2g19130 yields the protein MMNPCFCSFFFFYYYFFSLTPSLALAPLTAISATQSLSGDQTLLSKGGIFELGFFKPGNSSNYYIGMWYKKLSLQTIVWVANRDHPVSDKSTANFTISKGNLVLFDESQTQVWSTNITTSPASPSALVVSILLDNGNLIISNNPNASSSEEAIWQSFDHPTDTWLPGGKIKLDNKTKKPQYLTSWKNNEDPATGLFSLELDPKGSTSYLILWNKTEQYWTSGPWNGHIFSLVPEMRLNYIYNFSFISNENESYFTYTVYNSSIISRFVMDVSGQIKQLSWLDSIQQWNLFWSQPRTQCEVYAFCGAFGSCTENSMPYCNCLQGFEPKSKSDWDLQDQSGGCVRKTSLQCESSKSSNGEKDRFLPILNMALPKHSEEVGAGTKEECESTCLNNCSCTAYAYGSSQCSIWNGDLLNLQQLSSDDSSGQILYLKLAASEFHDAKSNKVPVIGGIVGGVVAIGILLGLVLFLVIRRRKRTVGKGKLVEGSLVAFGYRDLQNATKNFSEKLGGGGFGSVFKGYLGDSSVVAVKKLESISQGEKQFRTEVSTIGTVQHVNLVRLRGFCSEGSKKLLVYDYMPNGSLEFHLFQNNSSKIMDWKMRYQIALGTARGLTYLHDSCRDCIIHCDVKPENILLDAQFCPKVADFGLAKLVGREFSRVLTTMRGTRGYLAPEWISGVAITPKADVYSYGMMLFEFVSGKRNSEPCDDGRVKFFPTWAATLVTEGSNVLSLLDPRLEANADVEEVTRIIKVASWCVQDDESHRPTMAQVVQILEGILDVASPPIPRTLQVFLDNQEDIVFFTDSNSSNQSSQVKSTTTVSTTSSQPKSNISSASSKSLGGN from the coding sequence ATGATGAACCCATGCTtctgctccttcttcttcttctactactactTCTTCTCATTGACTCCTTCCCTTGCCCTTGCACCTCTCACCGCCATCTCCGCAACTCAATCTCTCTCCGGTGACCAGACCCTTCTCTCCAAAGGTGGAATCTTCGAACTCGGTTTCTTCAAGCCAGGTAACTCCTCTAACTACTACATAGGCATGTGGTACAAGAAGCTCTCTCTACAAACAATTGTTTGGGTTGCCAATAGAGACCACCCTGTATCTGATAAGAGCACTGCCAACTTCACTATTTCAAAGGGTAACTTAGTACTCTTTGATGAGTCTCAAACTCAAGTTTGGTCAACCAACATAACTACCTCTCCTGCTTCACCTTCTGCACTAGTAGTATCTATTCTTCTCGATAATGGGAACCTCATAATTAGTAATAACCCTAATGCATCATCATCAGAAGAAGCCATTTGGCAGAGTTTTGATCACCCAACAGATACATGGCTTCCCGGAGGGAAAATCAAACTTGATAACAAAACAAAGAAGCCTCAGTATCTAACTTCATGGAAGAACAATGAAGATCCTGCAACTGGTCTCTTCTCTTTGGAATTGGACCCTAAAGGGAGCACTTCATACCTTATTCTTTGGAACAAGACTGAACAGTATTGGACGAGTGGCCCTTGGAATGGTCATATCTTCAGCTTGGTCCCTGAGATGAGGTTGAATTACATCTACAATTTCAGCTTCATTTCGAACGAAAACGAGAGCTATTTCACCTATACAGTCTATAATTCTTCCATTATATCGCGGTTCGTGATGGATGTTTCGGGCCAGATCAAGCAACTGTCATGGCTGGATAGCATTCAGCAATGGAATTTGTTTTGGTCTCAGCCGAGAACGCAGTGTGAGGTTTATGCTTTCTGTGGTGCCTTCGGGAGCTGCACCGAGAACTCAATGCCATACTGCAATTGCTTGCAAGGTTTTGAGCCAAAATCAAAGTCTGATTGGGATCTTCAGGATCAATCAGGAGGGTGTGTCAGGAAAACAAGTTTGCAATGTGAGAGTTCAAAATCATCTAATGGTGAAAAGGACAGGTTTCTACCAATCCTAAACATGGCATTACCGAAACATTCAGAAGAAGTAGGGGCAGGAACTAAAGAGGAATGTGAATCAACATGCTTGAACAATTGTTCCTGCACTGCTTATGCATATGGAAGTAGCCAATGTTCAATTTGGAATGGAGATCTCTTGAATCTGCAGCAGCTATCTTCAGATGATAGCAGTGGACAAATCTTGTACCTCAAGCTTGCAGCTTCTGAGTTTCATGATGCTAAGAGCAACAAGGTGCCAGTTATTGGTGGCATTGTGGGAGGTGTTGTTGCCATAGGGATTCTCCTCGGCCTTGTTCTGTTCTTGGTGATTCGGCGAAGGAAGAGAACGGTTGGGAAGGGAAAGCTAGTGGAGGGTTCACTGGTGGCATTTGGGTACAGAGACCTACAAAACGCAACCAAGAATTTCTCAGAGAAATTGGGAGGAGGGGGTTTCGGTTCTGTGTTCAAAGGCTATTTGGGTGATTCAAGTGTTGTGGCAGTGAAGAAGCTTGAGAGCATTAGCCAAGGAGAGAAGCAGTTTAGAACAGAAGTTAGTACTATTGGGACAGTTCAACATGTTAATCTTGTTCGGTTAAGAGGTTTCTGCTCCGAAGGCTCCAAAAAGTTATTGGTTTATGATTACATGCCAAATGGCTCCTTAGAATTCCATCTCTTTCAGAATAACTCCTCCAAGATCATGGACTGGAAAATGAGGTACCAAATCGCGCTCGGCACGGCCAGGGGATTGACTTATCTTCATGATAGTTGTAGAGACTGCATCATACACTGTGATGTCAAGCCTGAGAACATCCTTCTAGAtgctcaattttgtcccaaagtCGCAGATTTCGGCCTTGCAAAGCTTGTTGGAAGAGAATTCAGCAGGGTCCTTACAACAATGAGAGGAACAAGAGGCTACCTTGCCCCTGAATGGATCTCTGGGGTGGCCATAACCCCCAAAGCAGATGTCTACAGCTACGGAATGATGCTTTTCGAGTTTGTATCCGGCAAGAGGAACTCTGAGCCTTGTGATGATGGCAGAGTGAAGTTCTTCCCTACATGGGCTGCTACTCTTGTAACTGAAGGCAGCAATGTCCTTAGCCTCTTGGACCCTAGGTTGGAGGCGAATGCGGATGTTGAAGAGGTCACTAGAATAATCAAAGTAGCTTCTTGGTGTGTCCAAGATGATGAATCTCATAGGCCAACCATGGCTCAGGTTGTTCAGATACTTGAAGGGATCTTGGATGTCGCTTCGCCTCCCATTCCAAGAACCCTTCAAGTGTTTCTGGACAACCAGGAGGACATAGTTTTCTTCACCGATTCCAACTCTTCCAACCAGAGCTCACAGGTGAAGAGCACCACCACTGTCTCAACAACATCATCTCAACCTAAAAGTAACATCTCTTCAGCAAGCTCCAAGTCCTTAGGAGGAAATTAA
- the LOC112771622 gene encoding uncharacterized protein isoform X1, with protein sequence MQFSFSAMCCILGSYTWSHWWVLLYTQKSKSHSLQPISFYQHLHCNAQIKLCNFSGLVPSGALLPLMQWGGRTHFLLAIVTKLDEVQKLPSVFITFFAWSISEVIRYSHYAFSCIGNCPYWITYLRYTAFIVLYPLGVGPGEIWIMYRALPIVKKKNLYSETFSGLPFSYYNFLKFFGINQVYIIGGDGTQRGASRIFEEVRRRGLKVAVVGIPKTIDNDIPVIDKSFGFDTAVEEAQRAINATHVEAESIENGIGVVKLMGRYSGFISMYATLASRDVDCCLIPESPFYLEGPGGLLEFVERRLKENGHMVGGSSDRYTLFCHR encoded by the exons ATGCAATTTAGCTTTTCTGCAATGTGCTGCATTCTTGGAAGTTATACATGGAGCCATTGGTGGGTTTTACTATAcactcaaaaatcaaaatcacatTCTTTGCAACCAATTTCATTTTATCAACATTTACATTGCAATGCACAAATTAAATTGTGTAACTTTTCAGGGCTTGTGCCAAGTGGAGCATTGCTTCCTCTCATGCAATGGGGAGGGAGGACACATTTTCTGCTTGCTATTGTTACCAAACTTGATGag GTCCAAAAGTTACCTTCagtttttatcacctttttcgCATGGAGCATAAGCGAG GTCATTAGATACTCACATTATGCTTTTAGCTGCATTGGAAATTGCCCTTATTGGATAACCTATCTCAg GTACACTGCGTTTATTGTGCTGTATCCTTTGGGAGTAGGTCCTGGTGAAA TTTGGATCATGTACCGGGCACTTCCAATTGTAAAGAAGAAGAACCTCTATTCAGAAACCTTTTCAGGCCTCCCATTTAGCTACTATAATTTCCTTAAG TTCTTTGGAATAAATCAGGTCTATATCATTGGAGGAGATGGAACTCAGAGAGGTGCTAGCAGGATTTTTGAGGAGGTTAGAAGGCGTGGTCTCAAAGTTGCTGTTGTAGGAATCCCCAAAACCATAGATAATGACATCCCG GTTATTGATAAGTCATTCGGGTTTGATACAGCTGTTGAGGAGGCTCAACGTGCTATAAATGCAACACATGTTGAAGCTGAGAGCATCGAGAATGGCATAGGTGTTGTCAAGCTCATGGGAAGATACAGTG GGTTTATTTCAATGTATGCTACTCTTGCGAGTCGAGATGTGGATTGCTGCTTAATTCCAGAGTCACCCTTTTACCTGGAAGGGCCAGGTGGATTGCTTGAATTTGTAGAAAGGAGACTCAAAGAAAACGGCCACATGGTTGGTGGCTCTTCGGATAGATATACTCTTTTTTGTCATCGCTAG
- the LOC112771622 gene encoding ATP-dependent 6-phosphofructokinase 3 isoform X3, producing MQWGGRTHFLLAIVTKLDEVQKLPSVFITFFAWSISEVIRYSHYAFSCIGNCPYWITYLRYTAFIVLYPLGVGPGEIWIMYRALPIVKKKNLYSETFSGLPFSYYNFLKFFGINQVYIIGGDGTQRGASRIFEEVRRRGLKVAVVGIPKTIDNDIPVIDKSFGFDTAVEEAQRAINATHVEAESIENGIGVVKLMGRYSGFISMYATLASRDVDCCLIPESPFYLEGPGGLLEFVERRLKENGHMVGGSSDRYTLFCHR from the exons ATGCAATGGGGAGGGAGGACACATTTTCTGCTTGCTATTGTTACCAAACTTGATGag GTCCAAAAGTTACCTTCagtttttatcacctttttcgCATGGAGCATAAGCGAG GTCATTAGATACTCACATTATGCTTTTAGCTGCATTGGAAATTGCCCTTATTGGATAACCTATCTCAg GTACACTGCGTTTATTGTGCTGTATCCTTTGGGAGTAGGTCCTGGTGAAA TTTGGATCATGTACCGGGCACTTCCAATTGTAAAGAAGAAGAACCTCTATTCAGAAACCTTTTCAGGCCTCCCATTTAGCTACTATAATTTCCTTAAG TTCTTTGGAATAAATCAGGTCTATATCATTGGAGGAGATGGAACTCAGAGAGGTGCTAGCAGGATTTTTGAGGAGGTTAGAAGGCGTGGTCTCAAAGTTGCTGTTGTAGGAATCCCCAAAACCATAGATAATGACATCCCG GTTATTGATAAGTCATTCGGGTTTGATACAGCTGTTGAGGAGGCTCAACGTGCTATAAATGCAACACATGTTGAAGCTGAGAGCATCGAGAATGGCATAGGTGTTGTCAAGCTCATGGGAAGATACAGTG GGTTTATTTCAATGTATGCTACTCTTGCGAGTCGAGATGTGGATTGCTGCTTAATTCCAGAGTCACCCTTTTACCTGGAAGGGCCAGGTGGATTGCTTGAATTTGTAGAAAGGAGACTCAAAGAAAACGGCCACATGGTTGGTGGCTCTTCGGATAGATATACTCTTTTTTGTCATCGCTAG
- the LOC112771622 gene encoding ATP-dependent 6-phosphofructokinase 3 isoform X4 gives MQWGGRTHFLLAIVTKLDEVQKLPSVFITFFAWSISEVIRYSHYAFSCIGNCPYWITYLRYTAFIVLYPLGVGPGEIWIMYRALPIVKKKNLYSETFSGLPFSYYNFLKVYIIGGDGTQRGASRIFEEVRRRGLKVAVVGIPKTIDNDIPVIDKSFGFDTAVEEAQRAINATHVEAESIENGIGVVKLMGRYSGFISMYATLASRDVDCCLIPESPFYLEGPGGLLEFVERRLKENGHMVGGSSDRYTLFCHR, from the exons ATGCAATGGGGAGGGAGGACACATTTTCTGCTTGCTATTGTTACCAAACTTGATGag GTCCAAAAGTTACCTTCagtttttatcacctttttcgCATGGAGCATAAGCGAG GTCATTAGATACTCACATTATGCTTTTAGCTGCATTGGAAATTGCCCTTATTGGATAACCTATCTCAg GTACACTGCGTTTATTGTGCTGTATCCTTTGGGAGTAGGTCCTGGTGAAA TTTGGATCATGTACCGGGCACTTCCAATTGTAAAGAAGAAGAACCTCTATTCAGAAACCTTTTCAGGCCTCCCATTTAGCTACTATAATTTCCTTAAG GTCTATATCATTGGAGGAGATGGAACTCAGAGAGGTGCTAGCAGGATTTTTGAGGAGGTTAGAAGGCGTGGTCTCAAAGTTGCTGTTGTAGGAATCCCCAAAACCATAGATAATGACATCCCG GTTATTGATAAGTCATTCGGGTTTGATACAGCTGTTGAGGAGGCTCAACGTGCTATAAATGCAACACATGTTGAAGCTGAGAGCATCGAGAATGGCATAGGTGTTGTCAAGCTCATGGGAAGATACAGTG GGTTTATTTCAATGTATGCTACTCTTGCGAGTCGAGATGTGGATTGCTGCTTAATTCCAGAGTCACCCTTTTACCTGGAAGGGCCAGGTGGATTGCTTGAATTTGTAGAAAGGAGACTCAAAGAAAACGGCCACATGGTTGGTGGCTCTTCGGATAGATATACTCTTTTTTGTCATCGCTAG